From a single Plasmodium yoelii strain 17X genome assembly, chromosome: 9 genomic region:
- a CDS encoding PIR protein: MNDSVCKTFAPLRNVITNSDNVVSYRFTDDVDFKNHCTNGNCDNDTDKVNARCLYIFDEFFKNKSAFETEAKGNIYIVQYILIWLSYVLSLIESNQDDNRKHFYNTYINAGGKYTNNIDYIVGYKGYKDLIDRNNYILSMDKNIISKLYDAFSTLCDICIGVNGENSNCDNSLEKANQFVETYKKIIIDHNIGENIRYFYVLINLLTDYDNLKKNCDIFPPIPDITKIISEQHVCEVASSSSSIASKLIPILSILVAIPIFLGIAYKYSLFGFRKRGQKQHLRENLKK, translated from the exons atgaatgatagtgtg tgtaaaaCGTTCGCTCCTTTAAGGAACGTGATTACCAATTCGGACAATGTTGTAAGCTATCGATTTACAGATGATGTAGATTTCAAAAATCACTGTACTAATGGAAATTGTGATAATGATACCGATAAAGTTAATGCTagatgtttatatatttttgatgaATTCTTTAAGAATAAGTCTGCGTTTGAAACGGAGGCAAAGGGAAACATCTATATTGTTCAATACattttgatatggttaagttatgtGTTAAGCCTGATCGAAAGTAATCAAGATGACAATAGAAagcatttttataatacatatataaatgccGGTGGTAAgtatactaataatatagattatATTGTTGGGTATAAAGgttataaggatcttatagatagaaataattatattttaagtaTGGATAAGAAcattatatctaaattatatgatgcatttagtACATTATGTGACATTTGTATTGGGGTTAATGGAGAAAACTCAAATTGCGATAATAGTTTAGAAAAAGCTAATCAATTTGttgaaacatataaaaaaattatcatagaTCATAACATTGGTGAAAATATCCgctatttttatgtattgattaatttattaactgATTAtgacaatttaaaaaaaaattgtgataTTTTCCCACCCATTCCagatataacaaaaataatttctGAACAACATGTTTGTGAAGTtgcatcatcaagttcgtcgatagcaagcaaattaattccaattttatcgatattagttgcaataccaattttcttgggaattgcttataag tattcgttatttggatttcggaaacgaggtcaaaaacaacatttaagagaaaatctaaaaaaataa